A genomic stretch from Apodemus sylvaticus chromosome 12, mApoSyl1.1, whole genome shotgun sequence includes:
- the Yod1 gene encoding LOW QUALITY PROTEIN: ubiquitin thioesterase OTU1 (The sequence of the model RefSeq protein was modified relative to this genomic sequence to represent the inferred CDS: deleted 1 base in 1 codon) produces the protein MFGGTKGGHFGVPPAGCSGAVPQAEAGTKAGPAGGRPADAMWRLRCKAKGGTHLLQGLSSRTRLRELQGQIAAITGIAPGSQRILVGYPPECLDLSDRDIILGDLPIQSGDMLIVEEDQTRPKTSPAFSKHGAPSYVRESLPVLTRTAVPADNSCLFTSVYYVVEGGVLNPACAPEMRRLIAQIVASDPDLYSEAILGKTNEEYCDWIRRDDTWGGAIEISILSKFYQCEICVVDTQTVRIDRFGEDAGYTKRVLLIYDGIHYDPLQRNFPDPDTPPLTIFSSNDDIVLVQALELADEARRKRQFTDVNRFTLRCMVCQKGLIGQAEARDHARETGHTNFGEV, from the exons ATGTTTGGAGGCACCAAAGGCGGCCATTTTGGGGTCCCCCCCGCTGGCTGTTCCGGCGCCGTC CCCCAGGCTGAGGCTGGGACCAAGGCTGGCCCCGCGGGAGGCCGGCCGGCCGACGCTATGTGGCGGCTCCGCTGCAAGGCCAAGGGTGGCACCCACCTTTTGCAGGGTCTTTCCAGCCGGACCCGCTTACGGGAGCTGCAGGGCCAGATCGCCGCTATCACCGGCATCGCTCCGGGCAGTCAGCGAATCCTCGTCGGCTACCCACCGGAGTGCCTGGATCTCAGCGACCGGGACATCATTCTTGGGGACCTGCCCATCCAGTCAG gtGACATGCTGATCGTTGAAGAAGACCAAACCAGACCAAAAACTTCACCTGCGTTTTCAAAACATGGTGCTCCTAGTTATGTCAGGGAATCTCTGCCTGTGCTTACCAGAACCGCAGTCCCAGCAGACAACTCTTGCCTCTTTACCAGTGTGTACTACGTCGTTGAAGGAGGAGTCTTGAATCCAGCTTGTGCCCCTGAGATGAGACGCCTCATAGCACAAATTGTAGCAAGTGACCCAGACTTGTATAGCGAGGCGATCCTGGGAAAGACGAACGAGGAGTACTGTGACTGGATCAGAAGGGATGATACTTGGGGAGGAGCGATTGAGATATCAATCCTGTCTAAGTTTTATCAATGTGAAATATGTGTAGTAGATACACAGACAGTCCGAATTGATCGTTTTGGGGAAGATGCAGGGTATACCAAAAGGGTTCTCCTTATCTACGATGGCATTCACTATGACCCGCTTCAGCGTAACTTCCCTGATCCAGACACCCCTCCTCTGACCATTTTCTCTTCGAATGATGATATTGTACTTGTCCAAGCACTGGAATTAGCTGATGAAGCTAGAAGAAAGAGACAGTTCACGGATGTAAACCGCTTCACCCTGAGATGCATGGTGTGTCAGAAGGGCCTCATCGGGCAAGCGGAAGCCAGGGACCATGCCAGGGAGACAGGCCATACCAACTTTGGAGAGGTGTGA